One window from the genome of Oryza glaberrima chromosome 3, OglaRS2, whole genome shotgun sequence encodes:
- the LOC127767774 gene encoding two-component response regulator-like PRR73, whose product MGSACEAGTDEPSRDDVKGTGNGILENGHSHKPEEEEWRNGMGEDLPNGHSTPPEPQQTDEQKEHQVRIVRWERFLPVKTLRVLLVENDDSTRQVVSALLRKCCYEVIPAENGLHAWQCLEDLQNHIDLVLTEVVMPRLSGIGLLSKITSHKICKDIPVIMMSSNDSMGTVFKCLSKGAVDFLVKPIRKNELKNLWQHVWRRCHSSSGSGSESGIRTQKCTKPKVDDEYENNSGSNNDNEDDDDNDEDDDDLSVGHNARDGSDNGSGTQSSWTKRAVEIDSPQQMSPDQPSDLPDSTCAQVIHPTSEICSNRWLPTANKRSGKKHKENNDDSMGKYLEIGAPRNSSMEYQSSPREMSVNPTEKQHETLMPQSKTTRETDSRNTQNEPTTQTVDLISSIARSTDDKQVVRINNAPDCSSKVPDGNDKNRDSLIDMTSEELGLKRLKTTGSATEIHDERNILKRSDLSAFTRYHTTVASNQGGAGFGGSCSPQDNSSEALKTDSNCKVKSNSDAAEIKQGSNGSSNNNDMGSSTKNAITKPSSNRGKVISPSAVKATQHTSAFHPVQRQTSPANVVGKDKVDEGIANGVNVGHPVDVQNSFMQHHHHVHYYVHVMTQQQQQPSIERGSSDAQCGSSNVFDPPIEGHAANYSVNGSISGGHNGNNGQRGPSTAPNVGRPNMETVNGIVDENGAGGGNGSGSGSGNDMYQNGVCYREAALNKFRQKRKVRNFGKKVRYQSRKRLAEQRPRIRGQFVRQSGQEDQAGQDEDR is encoded by the exons ATGGGTAGCGCCTGCGAAGCTGGTACGGACGAGCCTTCCCGAGACGATGTTAAGGGGACAGGGAATGGCATCCTGGAGAATGGTCATAGTCACAAGCCAGAGGAGGAGGAATGGAGGAATGGCATGGGAGAGGACTTACCCAATGGGCACAGTACACCACCAGAGCCCCAGCAAACAGATGAACAGAAGGAGCACCAAGTGCGGATTGTCCGGTGGGAGAGGTTCCTCCCTGTGAAGACACTGAGGGTCTTGCTGGTGGAGAATGATGACTCTACCCGTCAGGTGGTCAGCGCACTGCTTCGTAAGTGTTGTTATGAAG TTATCCCTGCTGAAAATGGGCTACATGCATGGCAATGTCTTGAAGATCTGCAAAACCACATTGACCTTGTATTGACCGAGGTCGTAATGCCACGTCTGTCTGGCATTGGTCTGCTTAGTAAGATCACAAGCCACAAAATTTGCAAGGATATTCCCGTGATTA TGATGTCTTCGAATGACTCAATGGGTACAGTCTTTAAGTGTTTGTCAAAAGGAGCAGTTGACTTTCTAGTGAAGCCTATACGTAAGAATGAACTTAAGAACCTTTGGCAGCATGTTTGGAGACGATGCCACAGt TCCAGTGGCAGTGGAAGCGAAAGTGGCATCCGAACACAAAAGTGTACCAAACCAAAGGTTGATGATGAATATGAGAATAACAGCGGTAGCAATAATGACAACGAGgatgatgatgacaatgatgaagatgatgacgacTTAAGTGTTGGACACAACGCTAGGGATGGCAGTGATAATGGCAGTGGCACTCAA AGTTCATGGACAAAGCGTGCAGTGGAGATTGACAGCCCACAACAAATGTCTCCTGATCAACCATCCGATCTACCAGATAGTACTTGTGCGCAAGTAATTCACCCCACATCAGAGATATGCAGCAACAGGTGGTTACCGACTGCAAATAAAAGGAGCGGAAAGAAACATAAAGAAAATAACG ATGACTCCATGGGGAAGTACTTAGAAATAGGAGCTCCTAGAAATTCTAGTATGGAGTACCAATCTTCTCCAAGAGAGATGTCCGTTAATCCAACAGAAAAACAGCATGAAACTCTCATGCCCCAAAGTAAAACAACAAGAGAAACAGATAGTAGGAACACACAGAATGAACCAACTACTCAAACTGTTGATTTAATTAGTTCAATAGCCAGAAGCACAGATGACAAACAAGTAGTTAGAATCAATAATGCTCCTGATTGCTCCTCCAAGGTTCCAGATGGAAATGATAAAAATCGTGATTCTCTCATTGATATGACATCTGAAGAGTTGGGTTTGAAGAGATTGAAAACAACTGGATCTGCAACTGAAATCCATGATGAACGAAATATTCTGAAAAGATCAGATCTCTCAGCTTTCACCAG GTACCATACAACTGTGGCTTCTAATCAAGGTGGAGCTGGATTTGGGGGAAGCTGTTCACCTCAAGATAACAGTTCAGAGGCTCTGAAAACAGACTCCAACTGCAAGGTGAAGTCAAATTCAGATGCTGCTGAAATAAAGCAAGGCTCCAATGGTAGTAGCAACAACAATGACATGGGCTCCAGTACTAAGAATGCCATCACAAAACCTTCTTCAAACAGGGGAAAAGTGATATCACCATCAGCTGTCAAAGCTACCCAACATACATCAGCATTCCATCCTGTGCAGCGTCAAACGTCACCTGCTAATGTTGTAGGGAAAGACAAAGTTGATGAAGGAATTGCTAATGGAGTTAATGTGGGCCACCCTGTAGATGTACAAAATAGCTTTATGCAGCACCATCATCATGTTCATTACTACGTCCATGTTAtgacacagcagcagcagcagccatccATTGAGCGAGGATCATCAGATGCTCAGTGTGGTTCATCCAATGTATTTGATCCTCCCATTGAAGGTCATGCGGCAAACTATAGTGTGAACGGGAGCATTTCAGGTGGCCATAATGGAAACAATGGGCAAAGAGGACCTAGTACTGCTCCCAATGTTGGGAGGCCAAACATGGAGACTGTTAATGGTATCGTGGATGAAAATGGGGCTGGAGGTGGCAATGGAAGTGGGAGCGGTAGTGGTAATGACATGTATCAGAATGGGGTCTGTTACCGAGAAGCTGCATTGAACAAATTCAGACAGAAACGGAAAGTGAGGAACTTCGGAAAAAAG GTGCGCTATCAGAGCAGAAAGAGGTTGGCTGAGCAGCGCCCTCGGATCCGCGGGCAATTCGTGCGACAATCTGGACAGGAAGATCAGGCAGGCCAAGACGAAGACAGATAA
- the LOC127765566 gene encoding 50S ribosomal protein L10, chloroplastic-like, with amino-acid sequence METSSFLRTTLPTAKPLPAFQTLAPRPRPRPLRRSTIRAAITRGRKEDTVAAVREQLEGCYLLAGIRYEGLTVKQLQGIRDTLPETCRLLVAKNTLVGKAIEGTPWEALKPCMKGMNAWLFVHTEEVPAALKPYRAFQKEERLEETNDFVGAVFEGKFYAPGDFKALETMPSRAEVYAKLLGALQGPATSVVTTLQAPARDVVSVLSAYVRKLEQEVGAA; translated from the coding sequence ATGGagacctcctccttcctccgcaCCACCCTCCCCACCGCGAAGCCCCTCCCGGCGTTCCAGACCCTCGcaccccgcccccgcccccgcccgctCCGCCGCTCCACCATCCGCGCGGCCATCACCCGAGGCCGCAAGGAGGACACGGTGGCCGCCGTCCGCGAGCAGCTGGAGGGCTGCTACCTCCTCGCCGGGATCCGCTACGAGGGCCTCACGGTGAAGCAGCTGCAGGGCATCCGCGACACCCTCCCGGAGACCTGCCGGCTGCTGGTGGCGAAGAACACGCTGGTGGGGAAGGCCATCGAGGGCACGCCGTGGGAGGCGCTCAAGCCGTGCATGAAGGGGATGAACGCGTGGCTGTTCGTCCACACCGAGGAGGTCCCCGCCGCGCTCAAGCCCTACCGCGCCTTCCAGAAGGAGGAGCGCCTCGAGGAGACCAACGACTTCGTCGGCGCGGTGTTCGAGGGCAAGTTCTACGCCCCCGGGGACTTCAAGGCGCTCGAGACAATGCCCAGCCGCGCCGAGGTGTACGCCAAGCTGCTCGGCGCGCTGCAGGGGCCCGCGACCTCCGTCGTCACCACGCTGCAGGCGCCGGCCAGGGACGTCGTCTCCGTGCTCTCGGCGTACGTGCGCAAGCTCGAGCAGGAGGTCGGCGCCGCCTGA
- the LOC127767321 gene encoding uncharacterized protein YKR070W: MKGFRAALARASARSRAELQVARRRRHPSDPARRLSHSGTAPARPSFGIAFDIDGVILRGRSPIGGSPQAIRRLYSEDGTLKIPFLFLTNGGGVPEHKRAQELSELLGVNISPAQVVHGSSPYKELVNRFENDLIIAVGKGEPAAVMVDYGFRKVLSIDEYSSYFGDIDPLAPFKKWIVQQPDNINLMSEKVHPSYDVFEERVKGVFVVSDPVDWGRDLQVLCDILSTGGLPGSGRGDQPPLYFASDDLEYQAAFPSERLGMGAFRIALESIFNQVNDHRLKYISYGKPNPFVFKNAANILEKLAICMHPSSLPTKEVEEHRFSTIYMVGDNPKVDINGALKAGPPWSPVLTRTGVFRGKDNDPQYPADLVVDTVEDAINCILEKECIQ, from the exons atgAAGGGCTTCCGCGCGGCGCTGGCCCGCGCGTCGGCGAGGTCGCGGGCGGAGCTGCAGgtagcgcggcggcggcgccacccgtCGGATCCCGCCCGCCGCCTGTCCCACTccgggacggcgccggcgaggccgtcgtTCGGCATCGCCTTCGACATCGACGGTGTCATCCTGCGTGGCCGCAGCCCTATCGGAGGCTCGCCGCAGGCTATCCGCCGGCTCTACTCCGAAGATG GTACCCTGAAGATTCCGTTTCTGTTTTTAACAAACG GTGGTGGTGTTCCGGAGCACAAAAGAGCACAAGAGCTAAGTGAGCTTTTAGGAGTTAATATCTCTCCAGCACAG GTTGTGCATGGTTCTTCTCCTTATAAAGAGCTGGTGAACCG CTTTGAAAATGACCTTATTATCGCTGTTGGAAAAGGAGAGCCTGCAGCAGTGATGGTTGACTATGGATTTAG AAAAGTTCTATCTATAGATGAGTATTCATCATATTTTGGAGACATTGACCCCTTAGCTCCTTTCAAGAAATGGATAGTGCAGCAACCAGACAATATAAACTTGATGTCAGAAAAAGTGCACCCATCATATGATGTTTTTGAAGAGAGAGTTAAAGGAGTTTTTGTTGTAAGTGACCCTGTCGATTGGGGAAGAGACCTACAG GTACTTTGTGACATCTTATCAACTGGTGGACTTCCTGGAAGTGGAAGAGGAGATCAACCACCTTTGTATTTTGCATCTGATGATCTTGAATATCAG GCAGCATTTCCTTCTGAACGTCTTGGAATGGGTGCTTTCAGGATAGCACTGGAAAGCATCTTCAATCA AGTTAATGATCATCGGCTGAAGTACATATCATATGGGAAGCCTAACCCATTTGTGTTCAAGAATGCGGCAAACATACTTGAAAAACTTGCTATTTGCATGCATCCAAGTTCACTGCCAACAAAAGAAGTAGAAGAACATCGGTTCTCTACTATCTACATGGTTGGGGATAATCCTAAAGTTGATATAAATGGAGCTTTGAAG GCTGGACCCCCTTGGTCACCTGTTCTTACAAGGACTGGCGTATTTAGGGGAAAGGATAATGATCCACAGTATCCTGCTGATTTG GTTGTTGATACTGTTGAGGATGCCATTAACTGTATTTTGGAAAAGGAATGTATACAGTGA